The nucleotide sequence CGCCGTACCGGCGGCAAGCGCCGCGACGCAAGCGCCCGACATGTACGCGCAGCCCCGGCTGGAGCAGCAGTTTGACAGACGCGGCGCAATGCGCGGCGGGCGCAACTGTGGCGGCGGCCCTGCGGCGCGGCAGTCCGAGCGCCCCCTTGGCAGCGTCCTGCCAGCGCAAAGCCTGGCCTGCGCAACGTGCGATCCCGCCTTGCTGCCGCCGGGGCAGGCCGTGCTGTATGGCGAACATGTGCGCTTTGTGCCGCCTCACGCTAAAGGGCTTGTCCCCGCCGGGTGCGTGTGGCAGGGAGCGCTGCTTGGCAAGCTTTGCGGCGGAGTTCTGGATGCTGCGCCGAGGCTGCGCCTGCTCATGCCGCGCAATGCCGGGGCCGCCAGCCTGGTGCTGGACGACGTGGCCGACATTACGGCCCTGCTGTGCGGTCAGAGCCGCCAGACGGGCCTTGCCGGGCGCGAAGCCGCGCTGTGGTGGCGGGACATGCCGCTGGGGCGCGTGGTGCTCAAGCAGGGCAGGGCCGTAGCCAGCTTTAAATAACTCTGCGGCAGGGCTGCGGGGCAATCCTGCGGCCCTGCCGTGTATTTTTTCTCTTGCGTCCGTCTGGGCCGCACATCCCCGTGCTGCACCTGTCCCCGAACGTGCCCCCAAATGTGCCGCTGAAACCGCGCCGCAAGACTGCGCCGTGGTGGTCAGTCTTTGCCTGCGGCCAGCATCCTGAGGCCCCACGCCGACTGCCCGAGCGAAAGCCCCCCGTCGCCGGGCGGCAGCTCGTGGTGAACGAGGGCAATGAGCCCCTGCTCGGCCAGCGCCAGCGGCAACAGCCGCGCCAGCGTGGCGTTTTGCATCACCCCGCCGGTCAACCCTACCGAGTGCACGCCAGCCTTGCGTGCGGCGCGGCCAGCCATGGCCGCCAGCGCTCGCGCAAGGCTCAGGTGGAAACGCGCGGCGATTTCGCCGGTATCCATGCCCTGCGCCTGAGCCTGAACCGTCTGGGCAAACAGGCCCGCGCTGTCCAGCTCAAGCAGCCCCTGCCTGCTGGCAATGCCCACAGGCCAGATCAGCTGGGCCGCAACCCTGTCGCGCGCCCGGCCTTCCAGCGCCGCCCGTATGGGTTCCGCCGTCCGGCTGGCGGCATCTTCAAGCCGGATGGCCGCCTGCCCCTCGTAACTTGTGTTCAGGCACAGCCCCAGTTGGGCGGCCACGGCGTCAAAGAGCCGCCCGCAGCTGGACGTGGCCGGGCAGTTGATGTTGCGCCGCAGCATCTCCTGCACGGCGGCAGCGGCCTGCGCCTGTTCCGGCAGCCAGGGTGCGGGCAGCTGGGGAAGGGGAATCTCCGCCTGCCGGCACATGGCGTGCAGGGCCAACGCAATGCGCCAGGGTTGGCGCACCGCCGCGTCGCCGCCCGGCAGGGCAAAGGGGGCAAGGCGGCCCAGCCGTTGCCAGTGCGGCCGATCAAGCTCCATAAGCAGCAGCTCCCCGCCCCAGACCGTGCCGTCGTCGCCAAGGCCCGTGCCGTCAAGGCAGAGGGCCAGGGCCGGGCCATAGTGGCTGTTTTCGGCCAATACAGCGGCGGCGTGGGCGGCGTGGTGCTGCAAGCGCCACAGGGGCAGGCCTTCGCGCCGGGCGCGGGCCTCGGCATAGCGGGTGGAAAGAAAATCGGGATGCGCGTCGCACACCAGTGCCTCGGGGCGCACTTGCAGCAGGCTTTCAAGGTGGGCGGCCACCTCCTCATAAAAAGCCAGCGTGGCGGGGTTTTCCAGATCGCCGATGTGCTGGCCCACAAAGGCCTCGCGCCCGCGCGTCAGGCAGATGGTGGCCTTGAGCTCCGCTCCTGTTCCCAGCACGCAGGGGGCGTGCTGTTCCGCCTCTGGCAAAAAAACCGGTCGCGGCACATAGCCGCGCGCGCGCCGGTAAAACAGCGGTTCAGAAAGCAGGCCCGCGCCAGCAGCTCTGCCCGTGGGCTCTGCAGCAGTGCCTGTCGCAACGTCTGCCACAGCAGGCAGGCGCGGCTGCAGGGTTACCACGCTGTCGTCCACGCGCACCAGAATATCGCGGTCGTGCAACAGCCATGCGTCGGCCAGATGCTCCAGACGGTTCAGGGCTTCGCGGTTGCCAAGGCAGATGGGCTCGCCGCCCGCATTGGCCGAGGTCATGACCAGCACCGGGGGCAGGGGCGCGAGCGCGGTCAGCCGGTCAAAAAGTACGGCGTGCAGCGGCGTGTAGGGCAGCATGAGGCCCACCTTGCCCGTATCGGGCGCGACCTCTGGCGGCAGCCATGCGGTATCGGCGGGCCCGCCGGGCGCGCCCTTTGGCGACTGGTTCTGCTCCCGGCGCGGGCAGAGCACCACGGGCTTTTCCGGGCTTTGCAGCAGGGCCTCGTGCTCTGGCGTGAGGGCGCAGAGGGCGCGGGCCGTGGACAGATCGCCCACCATCAGGGCCAGGGGCTTGTGCGGGCGTGTCTTGCGCAGGCGCAGCTCCCGCAAACTCTGGGCGTTACGGGCGTCGCAGGCCAGCTGAAAGCCCCCCAGCCCCTTGAGCGCCAGAATCCCCCCCTGGAGCAGGGTTTGCGCGGCCCTTCCAAGTGCATCGTTCATATTTTTGGCGGTGGGGGCGGTGCATCCCTCGCGGGCTGCCTTCGCGTCCACAAACCACAGGCGCGGGCCGCAGGCCGGGCAGGCCACGGGCTGGGCGTGAAAGCGCCTGTCCGCCGGGTTGGCGTACTCTGCGGCGCACTGCGGGCAAAGGGGAAAGCAGCTCATGGACGTGACGGCGCGGTCGTAAGGGATGGACCGCGTAATGGTGTAGCGCGGCCCGCAGTTGGTGCAGTTGGTAAAGGCGTACTGATAGCGGGGGTTGGCCGGGTCGTGCATGTCGGCCAGGCAGTCGGCGCAGACGCTCATGTCGGGGCTCACAAGCACGCTGTGCCCGGCCTCGCCAGAGCTGGAGACAATGCGAAAATTCCGTTCGCCTTCAACCGGTTGCAGGTCGTGCTCCACCACGCCCGTCAGACGGGCCAGCGGGGGCAGCTCGGCGCGCAGGCGGCTGCCAAAGCGCCGCACCTCGTCCTCCGTGCCCTGCAGCTCCATGCGCACGCCTTCGGATGTATTGCCCACCGTGCCCGTGAGCCCGCCCTCGGCGGCAAGCCGGTAGACAAAGGGGCGAAAACCCACGCCCTGCACCTGCCCGGAGGCCACAAAGGCTCTTCTGACCGTCAGTTTGTTACTCATGCCATGTACATACAGCAAAGAGCAAAAGGTGTCAGCAGGGAGCGGCCCCGTTGCGTCGCGGCGCATGCATGCTTGCGAGGGTACGGGGTTTTCGGTATTTTGAAGGTTGCATGCCGCCAAGGTCATCCCGCCAGTGCGGCATCCAACCCGGCATATCCGGTAATCAGGAGCGTCTATGCCCCCCGTGCGTACCATCGGTTCCCGCATCCGTGGATTCCGCGAAGAGCGTGAAGTGGATCTGCATACTCTTTCCCAAAATACGGGCCTTGCGGAAGACTATCTTGAAAAGCTGGAATCAGACGCGATTTACCCCTGCATCGGCCCCCTGCAAAAGGTGGCCCGCGCCCTCGGCGTGCGCCTGGGCACGTTTTTGGACGACCAGTATTCGCGCGATCCCGTGATGAGCCGCATCAGCGACGAGGCCGAGGCCGATGAAGCTTTGCACACAGGCCGCGTGCCCCGTCCCAGCTACACCTACCACGCGCTGGCCAAGGGCAAGCACGACCGCAACATGGAGCCGTTCCACATCCGCATTTACCCCGACAACGGCGAGCGCAAAACCACCTCGCATCAGGGCGAGGAATTTATTTGCGTGCTCAAGGGCGAGCTGCTTGTGGTCTATGGGCGCGAAACACGCGTGCTCAAACCGGGCGAGACCATCTACTACAATTCCATTGTGCCCCACTATGTGGGGGCGGCGGGCGACGAACCCGTGGAATTTCTGGCCGTGACATACAATCCTTAAGGCGCGCGCAATGCCCTTCAGGCCGCAAAACAGCCCACACGCGGCGCCGCCGCCGCAGCACGTCTTTGGGAGGATGCATGGAAGAAAAAGTTCGTGAGCGTCAGGCGCAGTTTGAACTGCGTGAGTGGACGTTGGGGCAGGTGCTCGACAACACGGTGGCGCGTATCCCCGACAATGAGGCCCTTGTTTACCCAGACCGCAACTACCGCCAGACCTGGAAAGAGTTTGGCGCGCTGGTGGACGACTTTGCCAAGGGGCTGATGGCCCTTGGCGTGCAAAAAGGCGAAAAGGTCGCCGTATGGGCCACCAACGTGCCGTACTGGGTGGCCCTGCAGTTTGCCACAGCCAAAATCGGCGCGGTGCTCATTACGGTAAACACCAACTATCGCGAGCACGAGTTGCGCTACCTGCTTACGCATTCTGAGTGCGAAAATATTTTTCTTATCGACAGCGTGCGCGACCACGACTATCTCGACACCCTGTATCGCATTGCCCCCGAGCTGCGCATACAGTCGCGCGACCATCTGGTGTGCAAAAGCCTGCCGCACCTCAAGCGGGTGTGCTTTTTGGGCGCCGAAAAACACAGGGGCATGTATTCCGTGCCAGAAATTCTTGCGCTTTCCGTCATGGTGGACGATGCGGAGTACGCGGCCCGTCAGGCCCAGCTTGACCCGTGGGACGTCATCAACATGCAGTACACCTCGGGCACAACGGGCTTTCCGCGCGGGGTCATGCTGACCCACGTGGGCGTGGGCCTGAACGGGTACTGGATCGGTCGCCATCAGAATTTCGGCCCCGACGACCGCGTGTGCCTGCCGGTGCCGCTGTTCCATTGCTTTGGCTGCGTGCTGGGTGTTTCCGCTGCGGTAAACAACGGCGCAACCATGGTTATCCTTGAGTCGTTCAACGCCCTCAAGGTGTTGGCCGCGCTGGACAGCGAGCGCTGCACGGCCGTGTACGGCGTGCCCACCATGTTTCTGGCCGAGCTGGAGCATCCGCTGTTCAAGCGGTTTGACCTCTCGCACATGCGCACGGGCATCATGGCGGGTTCGGTCTGCCCCGAGCCGCTCATGCGCCGCGTGGTGGAAGACATGAACATGACCGAAATAACCATCTGCTACGGCCTTACCGAAGGCTCGCCGGTTATGACCCAGTCTGACATCCACGATCCGCTGCCGTTGCGCTGTGAAACCGTGGGCTGCGCCATGCCCGGCATTGAGGTGCGCGTGGGCGACCCCGAAACCTGCGAGGAGCTGCCG is from Desulfovibrio desulfuricans and encodes:
- a CDS encoding carbamoyltransferase HypF is translated as MSNKLTVRRAFVASGQVQGVGFRPFVYRLAAEGGLTGTVGNTSEGVRMELQGTEDEVRRFGSRLRAELPPLARLTGVVEHDLQPVEGERNFRIVSSSGEAGHSVLVSPDMSVCADCLADMHDPANPRYQYAFTNCTNCGPRYTITRSIPYDRAVTSMSCFPLCPQCAAEYANPADRRFHAQPVACPACGPRLWFVDAKAAREGCTAPTAKNMNDALGRAAQTLLQGGILALKGLGGFQLACDARNAQSLRELRLRKTRPHKPLALMVGDLSTARALCALTPEHEALLQSPEKPVVLCPRREQNQSPKGAPGGPADTAWLPPEVAPDTGKVGLMLPYTPLHAVLFDRLTALAPLPPVLVMTSANAGGEPICLGNREALNRLEHLADAWLLHDRDILVRVDDSVVTLQPRLPAVADVATGTAAEPTGRAAGAGLLSEPLFYRRARGYVPRPVFLPEAEQHAPCVLGTGAELKATICLTRGREAFVGQHIGDLENPATLAFYEEVAAHLESLLQVRPEALVCDAHPDFLSTRYAEARARREGLPLWRLQHHAAHAAAVLAENSHYGPALALCLDGTGLGDDGTVWGGELLLMELDRPHWQRLGRLAPFALPGGDAAVRQPWRIALALHAMCRQAEIPLPQLPAPWLPEQAQAAAAVQEMLRRNINCPATSSCGRLFDAVAAQLGLCLNTSYEGQAAIRLEDAASRTAEPIRAALEGRARDRVAAQLIWPVGIASRQGLLELDSAGLFAQTVQAQAQGMDTGEIAARFHLSLARALAAMAGRAARKAGVHSVGLTGGVMQNATLARLLPLALAEQGLIALVHHELPPGDGGLSLGQSAWGLRMLAAGKD
- a CDS encoding helix-turn-helix domain-containing protein; protein product: MPPVRTIGSRIRGFREEREVDLHTLSQNTGLAEDYLEKLESDAIYPCIGPLQKVARALGVRLGTFLDDQYSRDPVMSRISDEAEADEALHTGRVPRPSYTYHALAKGKHDRNMEPFHIRIYPDNGERKTTSHQGEEFICVLKGELLVVYGRETRVLKPGETIYYNSIVPHYVGAAGDEPVEFLAVTYNP
- a CDS encoding AMP-binding protein, whose amino-acid sequence is MEEKVRERQAQFELREWTLGQVLDNTVARIPDNEALVYPDRNYRQTWKEFGALVDDFAKGLMALGVQKGEKVAVWATNVPYWVALQFATAKIGAVLITVNTNYREHELRYLLTHSECENIFLIDSVRDHDYLDTLYRIAPELRIQSRDHLVCKSLPHLKRVCFLGAEKHRGMYSVPEILALSVMVDDAEYAARQAQLDPWDVINMQYTSGTTGFPRGVMLTHVGVGLNGYWIGRHQNFGPDDRVCLPVPLFHCFGCVLGVSAAVNNGATMVILESFNALKVLAALDSERCTAVYGVPTMFLAELEHPLFKRFDLSHMRTGIMAGSVCPEPLMRRVVEDMNMTEITICYGLTEGSPVMTQSDIHDPLPLRCETVGCAMPGIEVRVGDPETCEELPRGEVGEILCRGYNVMKGYYNMPEDTAKTISPEGWLHSGDLGVMDENGYLRVTGRIKDMIIRGGENVYPREVEEFLLGMPGILDVQVVAVPSRKYGEEVGAFIIPRPGVEILPEDVRDYCRGKVSWFKIPKYITTVTGFPLTASGKIQKFKLREMAAERWPEAMER